A genome region from Gigantopelta aegis isolate Gae_Host chromosome 3, Gae_host_genome, whole genome shotgun sequence includes the following:
- the LOC121368672 gene encoding toll-like receptor 4, giving the protein MAPKYSVFLFYLVLSWTAKQCIADGVDCCEVCSCVFNSLHSGTIVNCHNKGLSSVPSNIPLNTYDLDLCKNRLNAVRNYSFTGLKSLRFLNLSMNKITLLEKNAFTGLDNLRVLRLNQNILLMNYTTYPEMVFLPLRGLQELYIEDNFDKTEGEYADKIFKPLRELKILQLDTFSSPTFGEGFTHLKHLRRLLIGGSRFICPMTRLKNNTFNAFRAAPLDELVMYYCNLHLLEAGSFQFFPYLSILKLPVNRVGVKNVLRSLDTLRSRNMTEINISKVRFESQKTDLLRINDSILTTDVIRYLANICVTKIDLSRNGLILIDLKLLIDERFPFRKCIEYIDLSFNRLDQNAMFLMNNLRSFSNLRILDISQQFQKYKLQKHDTVSEIQQELTSSLPDHRENYIKQNPHYFLTLPPKLEKFYIGNAKGSTGQSSTSFNGNTTVINGSTLREWDVSFMGIHDFTGTILGLQNLQKLDISGNDGTRFSELFFDTFPSIQYLSLNDMSIGNDFVFWHGRRLFKNLAKLKSLHLANNNLRLLPRDIFVDNINLEHLDLSFNRFQSLPLKIINLNALTSIVMTFNSISYLNKEVRDALDMKTISNPVHIYLDGNVFACGCESRSSIMWLFETNVVLDNKGNYSCISEHGLVITTSAMIDQIELLFRTCSGKLWLFIGFCGLTLMLATFLSVMLISRLKTRIIYWIFKVLGHNVEIPKRNDFEYDLFVLHADSEYQWPCYTMRSNLEEDPRRNIRLCLKERNILPGGAKAEDIVECLYSSWKSAIILTPEFVADEWCIFAMRTAIFSISTQMPSRVIILWEESMTVQLVPEELLAVLDERSIIRFSWHVDNDDRFWHDLYKMIID; this is encoded by the coding sequence ATGGCACCCAAGTACTCCGTGTTTCTATTCTACTTGGTTCTGTCTTGGACCGCAAAACAGTGTATAGCTGATGGAGTTGATTGCTGCGAGGTTTGTTCTTGTGTCTTTAATTCTCTGCATTCGGGAACCATTGTGAATTGCCACAACAAGGGACTATCGTCAGTTCCATCCAATATTCCCCTGAACACATACGACTTAGATTTATGCAAAAACAGACTGAATGCTGTTCGTAATTACTCTTTCACTGGATTGAAGTCGCTTCGATTCCTTAACCTAAGTATGAATAAGATAACCTTGCTTGAGAAAAATGCATTCACTGGGTTGGACAATTTGCGTGTTTTGCGTCTCAATCAAAATATCCTCTTAATGAACTATACGACGTACCCTGAAATGGTATTTCTCCCTTTGCGTGGACTGCAAGAATTGTACATTGAAGATAATTTTGATAAAACTGAGGGAGAGTATGCCGACAAAATATTTAAACCTCTGCGAGAACTTAAGATCTTACAACTAGACACGTTCTCGAGTCCAACATTTGGCGAAGGATTTACTCATCTTAAGCATCTTCGCCGGTTACTAATAGGTGGAAGTCGTTTTATATGTCCAATGACTAGactgaaaaataatacatttaatgcTTTTCGTGCAGCACCTTTAGACGAATTGGTTATGTACTATTGTAACCTTCACCTGCTCGAAGCTGGCTCCTTTCAGTTTTTCCCATACCTCTCGATTTTGAAATTACCTGTAAACAGAGTTGGAGTTAAAAACGTGCTTCGCTCACTGGACACTCTTAGAAGTAGAAATATGACTGAAATAAACATATCCAAAGTTCGATTTGAATCGCAAAAGACAGATTTATTACGGATTAACGATTCAATATTGACGACTGATGTAATTCGGTATTTAGCCAACATATGTGTTACCAAGATAGATTTATCACGAAACGGGTTGATTTTGATTGATTTAAAGTTGCTAATAGATGAACGCTTTCCGTTTCGAAAATGCATAGAATATATTGATTTATCGTTTAACCGACTAGATCAAAATGCAATGTTTCTAATGAATAACCTTCGCAGTTTCTCCAACCTTCGCATTCTAGATATTTCACAGCAGTTTCAAAAATATAAGCTTCAAAAACATGATACAGTTTCAGAAATCCAACAAGAACTAACGTCATCTCTGCCAGACCATCGCGAAAACTACATTAAGCAAAACCCACACTACTTTCTAACACTCCCGCCAAAGTTGGAGAAGTTTTATATCGGAAATGCTAAGGGAAGTACGGGACAAAGCAGCACCTCATTTAATGGCAACACAACAGTCATCAATGGTTCTACGCTGCGAGAATGGGACGTATCATTTATGGGGATACATGATTTCACAGGAACAATTTTAGGATTACAAAACCTTCAGAAACTGGATATATCGGGAAATGATGGAACACGTTTCTCAGAGTTATTTTTTGATACATTTCCAAGTATTCAATACCTCAGTCTAAACGATATGTCGATAGGAAATGATTTTGTCTTCTGGCACGGAAGACGATTATTTAAGAATTTAGCCAAACTGAAAAGTCTTCATCTGGCTAACAATAACCTTCGCCTTCTTCCTCGTGATATTTTTGTCGACAACATAAACCTTGAACATCTTGATTTGTCTTTTAACAGGTTTCAGTCTCtgcctttaaaaataattaatctaAATGCGTTGACGTCTATTGTTATGACATTTAACTCCATTAGTTACCTTAACAAAGAAGTACGAGATGCCCTCGATATGAAAACAATTTCAAATCCTGTCCATATTTATTTAGATGGTAATGTGTTTGCGTGTGGATGTGAAAGTAGGAGTTCAATAATGTGGCTGTTTGAAACCAACGTTGTTCTTGACAACAAGGGCAACTACAGCTGTATTTCAGAACACGGTTTGGTTATTACAACATCTGCTATGATAGACCAAATTGAGCTGTTATTCAGGACGTGTTCTGGAAAATTGTGGTTGTTTATTGGTTTCTGCGGCTTAACTTTGATGTTAGCTACTTTCTTGTCTGTCATGCTAATTAGTCGACTCAAGACACGAATTATTTACTGGATTTTTAAAGTATTGGGTCATAATGTCGAGATCCCTAAACGAAACGACTTTGAATATGATCTGTTTGTTCTTCATGCTGATTCTGAATACCAGTGGCCTTGTTACACTATGAGGTCAAATCTGGAGGAAGACCCACGAAGGAACATCCGACTCTGCCTCAAAGAGAGAAACATTCTACCAGGTGGAGCAAAGGCTGAGGATATCGTTGAATGCCTTTACTCTAGCTGGAAATCTGCTATAATTCTTACCCCAGAATTTGTAGCTGATGAATGGTGTATTTTTGCTATGAGAACAGCCATTTTTTCCATATCCACCCAGATGCCAAGTCGAGTTATTATCCTTTGGGAAGAAAGCATGACTGTACAGCTAGTTCCTGAAGAATTGCTCGCTGTGTTGGATGAACGAAGCATCATACGGTTTTCCTGGCATGTGGACAACGATGATAGATTTTGGCATGACCTATATAAGATGATTATTGACTGA